The Fibrobacter sp. UWR4 genome includes the window CATTTCCTTCTCAAAAAATTCCGTGGCGCCTACCGTTGCGCTCATGAGAAGGAATCGAGTGTTGGGCATGGTAAGCAGGGGGACCTGCCAGGCTACACCGCGTTCCTTGTCGGAGTAATAATGGAATTCGTCCATGACTACATCGGAAATGGTAGACTGTTCCCCTTCGCAGAGGGCCATATTGGCTAGGATTTCTGCGGTACAGCAGATAATAGGTGCGTCGCGATTGACGGTTGCGTCGCCTGTAGAAAGACCTACGTTTTCTGGACCGAATTCCTTACACAAAGCCATCCATTTTTCGTTCACCAGAGCCTTGATGGGGCAGGTATACACGCTGCGGCGTCCGTGGGCGAGGCTATCGAAATGGAGGGCTAAAGCCACTAGGGACTTGCCGGAACCAGTGGGGGTGTTCAGGATAACATTTTTGCCGTCTAAAAGTTCCAGGATGGCTTCTTCCTGGGCGGGGTAAAGGCTTGTGCCTTTTGCTTCTGCCCATCCGAGGAAGGATTCCAGCAGTTCTTCAGAGGAAGGAACTTCCCCGGAATCTCTTGTTTGTAAAAAATCTTTTAAAACAACGGCGTTTTTTTCGGTCATAGCTTAAAGATAGCTTCTTTGAAACGTAAGAAAATGTTACATTTAGCACAATGAAAAATATTCTTGTAATTTGTACCGGCAACATTTGCCGTAGTCCCACAGGTGAGTACCTCCTGAAAAAGGAACTCGGTCCTGATTTTAACGTGATGAGTGCTGGTCTCGGCGCTCTGGTGGATCATCCTGCCCATGAAACCAGCCAGAAGATTGCTCTGGAACATGGGGTCGACATGAGTGCTCACCGCGCACGCCAGATTAACATGGACCTCCTGAAGTGGGCTGACTTGGTTTTGACTATGGAAAATGGCCACAAGCAGGAACTCATTTCGAAGTATCCTTTCCTGGAAGGCAAGGTTTTCCGTTATGG containing:
- a CDS encoding low molecular weight protein-tyrosine-phosphatase — encoded protein: MKNILVICTGNICRSPTGEYLLKKELGPDFNVMSAGLGALVDHPAHETSQKIALEHGVDMSAHRARQINMDLLKWADLVLTMENGHKQELISKYPFLEGKVFRYGEPQKVDVPDPYRRPESAFVLAWNFISKLTPYWVEKIKQSEQKA